Proteins encoded together in one Carya illinoinensis cultivar Pawnee chromosome 3, C.illinoinensisPawnee_v1, whole genome shotgun sequence window:
- the LOC122303751 gene encoding tyrosine-protein phosphatase DSP1, translated as MKFEGHPEGEEEICRTIEVVSSPAPVVCGLKSVPAADDDCNGENPYIPPLNFSLVDNGIFRSGFPDSANFSFLQTLGLRSIICLCPEPYPAAYMEFIKSNGIKLFQFGIEGYKEPFVNIPEDTIREALKVVLDIRNHPVLIHCKRGKHRTGCLVGCLRKLQRWCLTSVFDEYQRFAAAKARVSDQRFMELFDVSSLKHMPLTFSCSRSDCECCCIRVKDDLKY; from the exons ATGAAGTTCGAAGGGCacccggagggagaggaagagatttGTCGGACGATCGAGGTCGTCTCCTCCCCCGCCCCCGTCGTTTGTGGCCTCAAGTCCGTTCCCGCCGCAGACGATGACTGCAATGGAGAGAACCCCTATATTCCCCCTCTCAACTTCTCCTTGGTCGATAACGGCATTTTCCGCTCCGGCTTCCCCGACTCCGCcaacttctccttcctccaGACCCTAGGCCTCCGCTCCATCAT ATGTCTGTGTCCGGAACCATATCCGGCGGCGTACATGGAGTTTATCAAGTCCAACGGGATCAAGCTTTTCCAATTCGGGATTGAAGGTTATAAG GAGCCTTTTGTGAACATCCCAGAGGATACAATTCGTGAAGCACTAAAAGTTGTCCTTG ATATAAGGAATCACCCagttttaattcattgtaaacgTGGGAAG CATCGAACTGGTTGTCTGGTGGGATGCTTGAGAAAATTGCAAAGGTGGTGCCTGACATCTGTCTTTGATGAGTACCAGAGGTTTGCAGCTGCTAAAGCTAGAGTTTCAGATCAGAGGTTTATGGAATTGTTCGATGTGTCTAGCTTGAAGCATATGCCACTGACATTTTCATGTTCGAGGAG